In Desulfallas thermosapovorans DSM 6562, the genomic window GTATCGTGGAACACCACCAACGCTTGCAACCTGTACTGCAAGCACTGCTACCGGGATTCAGGTGCCCGGGCCGATGAGGAACTTAACACTGCAGAAGGCAAAAAATTAATTGATGAAATTGCCCGGGCAGGTTTTAAAATAATGATTTTCAGCGGCGGCGAGCCGCTCATGCGGGAAGACATATATGAGTTGATCCAATATGCTGCCGGCGCGGGGCTGAGACCCGTATTAGGTTCCAACGGAACCATGATCACCCCGAAGGCTGCCGCCAGATTAAAAGAAGCGGGAGCCATGGCAGTGGGTATCAGTTTGGACAGTACGGACCCAGGCAGGCACGATGATTTCAGGGCCTGTGCCGGAGCCTGGCAGGGAGCGGTGGACGGCATGCAAGCCTGCCGTGATGCCGGGCTGCCATTTCAATTGCATACAACGGTAATGGAGTGGAACAGCGGCGAAATTGAGGATTTAACCGACCTGTCCGTCAAACTGGGTGCCCGGGGACATCATATTTTCTTTATGGTACCCACCGGCCGGGCGGTAAATATAGAAACGGAAACACTGCGTGCCGAGCAATATGAACATTTGCTGCGGCGCATCATGGTCAAGCAAGGCCAGGTGGATATAGAGCTTAAACCGACATGCGCACCCCAATTCATGCGCATCGCCCGCCAGATGGGGGTTAGTATGCGTTTTAGCCGGGGCTGCCTGGCCGGAACAGCTTATTGTATAGTTAGTCCCCGGGGTGACGTACAGCCCTGCGCTTATCTTAATATCCCCCTGGGCAATGTGCGACAGGCCCCCTTTGATGAAATTTGGCACAACAACGAAGTACTGCAAAAACTGCGCACCATGGAGTATAGCGGGGGCTGCGGCGCCTGCCAGTTTAAAAAAATATGCGGCGGTTGCCGGGCCAGGGCTTATTATTATCATGGTGATTACATGGCTGAGGAACCCTGGTGTCTTTACCACGGAAGAAAGGGATATTAATCCATGAGCGTTGATCAAACAGATAAAAAACTGCTGCAAATTATTCAGTCCGATTTCCCGGTGGTCCAGCGACCCTACGAAATGATTGGCAGACAACTCGGTATCAGCGGGCAAGAGGTAATGGATAGAATCTCCCGGTTGCAGCAGGCCGGAATAATCAGGCGACTGGGCGGGCTATTTGATTCCCGTAAAATCGGCTATACAGGTACTTTATGCGCATTGCGTGTACCTGAAGAGGAAATTGACCGTGTAGCTCAAATAATTAACAGCTATCCAGGGATAACTCACAATTACTTGCGCAACCATCACTATAATATGTGGTTTACGTTACTGGCCGAGTCGGAACAACATATCAACAGCATTTTAAACGAGATTAAAGAAAAAACCGGCCTGGCGGATATATTAAACCTGCCGGCCATCAATATTTTCAAAGTTCGCGTAAACTTCAACCTGTCCGAGGTGAAGCATGCTGACTGAATTGGAAAAAAAGATTGTCAGGGAATTGCAGCAGGGTCTGCCCCTGGTGGAGAGACCATACCAGGCTATAGCCCAAAGGATTGGTCTGTCAGAAAAAGAATTGATGATCAAAATAAATGAAATGATAAGTAACGGCATGATTCGCCGTTTCGGAGCAGCGTTGCGCCATCAGGATCTTGGCTTCACAGCAAATGCCATGGTGGTTTGGGACGTACCCGAAGAACGGGCGGCCACCGTGGGACGGTTGCTGGCGGGACTTCCCGAAGTAACCCATTGCTACCAGCGTCCCAGACAACCCGGCTGGCCATATACCATATTTACCGTTATACACGGGCAAACCAGGGTGCAATGTGAGCAATTGGCCAAAAAAATGGCGGAAAAAACCGGTGTAACCAATTATAAATTGCTATTCAGCACAGCCGAGCTGAAAAAAAGCAGTATGAAATATTTCATTGATTAAGTGCTGGCGCTTTTGCGCTTACTAATAAAACAGGGCGGTGATCCAATGCACAATGGATTTAATAAGTCGGCCCAATTTTACGCAGAGGCGACTAAATATATCCCCGGCGGGGTAAACAGTCCGGTACGGGCTTTTAAATCGGTGGGAGGCACCCCGGTATTTATTGCCAGGGGCGAGGGGGCCATGCTGACCGATGTAGACGGCAATACATACATTGATTATGTAGGTTCCTGGGGTCCGTTGATACTGGGCCACCGGCATCCCGAAGTGGTTAAAGCTTTACAGGGCTGCCTGGAAATGGGCACAAGTTTTGGTGCCCCTACCGAGTTGGAAACTGAGCTGTCAAAGATGATCATAGAAGCCCTCCCGGCCATGGATATGGTCAGGCTGGTTAACTCGGGCACCGAGGCTACGATGAGTGCCATCAGGCTGGCTCGGGGTTATACCAAGCGCAATAAGATAGTCAAATTTGCCGGCTGCTATCACGGGCACGCCGATTTCCTTTTAATTAAGGCGGGTTCCGGTGCCCTTACCCTGGGCGTACCCACCAGTCCGGGAGTGCCGGCGGGCACGGCTGAACATACCATTAACGCTCCCTTTAACGATTTGGAAACCCTGCAGGAGATTTTCCGGCAGGTGGGCGAGGATATCGCAGCAGTAATCGTGGAACCTGTCCCGGGCAACATGGGAGTAGTTCCCCCGGTACCGGGTTTTCTGGCGGGTTTACGCCGTTTGACCGAACAATACGGAGCACTTCTCATTATGGATGAGGTAATGACAGGCTTCAGGGTGGCCTACGGCGGTGCCCAGGTACTGTATAACGTTGAGCCCGATATTACCTGCCTGGGTAAGATAATTGGTGGCGGACTACCTGTTGGCGCTTATGGAGGTAAAAAGGACATTATGTCCCAGGTGGCCCCGGCGGGACCAGTATACCAGGCCGGAACACTGTCAGGCAACCCGCTGGCGGTAACAGCCGGTATCACCACCCTGCAGTTACTGCGCAGGCCGGGCGTTTATGATGAACTGGAGCAAAAATCAGCCCGTTTGGAATCAGGGTTGAAGCAAGCAGCCGAAGAAGCGGGGCTGAACCTTACCTTTAACCGGGTGGGATCCATGCTTTGCACATTTTTCACCAGCGAGCCCGTAACTGATTTCATTTCGGCATTAAAATCAGATACTGAACGATTTGCCAAATATTTTGCGGGTATGCTGGACAAAGGCGTATATCTGGCCCCATCCCAGTTTGAGGCCGCCTTTATGTCCCTGGCCCATACCAGTGAACAGATCGACCAGACCATTGAGGCCGCCCGCGAGGTATTTAAGGGGTTGACACAATAACACGTATACAAAGATACCCTTACAGAAGGAATTTATTAAATGCAGCCGTTTACAGGCCGAAAATTAGCATTAACCCCCGAATACGCCCGTTAAAGAGGAAGTTATTTGACATATTTGGGCATACGTGATATATATATCAATATCATGTGAATTTTATAACATTGTTAACCTGGTATTACAGCAAAGTTTGTTAAATAAATGAAATAGCAATGACAAAAACCGTGCATAGTGTTTTTGGTTAAGATATATAGCATATAAAGGGGGAGCGGAGGTGACATGATTGAAAACTTTACGGGTACCGGAAGCAACAGTAACCAGGCTTTCAATATACTCCAGATTCTTAGAAAGGTTAGATAGAAACGGTATCACTACTGTATCATCGGGTGAGATAGCCGAAGGGGTAGGAGTTAGTCCGGCCCAAGTCCGCAAAGATTTGGCCTACTTTGGTGAATTTGGCACCAGAGGCGTAGGTTATAATGTCAAAGACTTGTTGAAGTATACATTAAAAATACTTGGTCTGGACCAGGAATGGGCGTTGGCTATCGTGGGTGCCGGCAACCTGGGTTTTGCACTGTGCACCTACCGGGGATTCAATGTGCGTGGTTTCAATATTGTAGGTGTATTTGATAAAGATACTGAACGGATAGGCAAAAGAATAGGCAACCTGGTGGTACAGCCACTGACACAGTTCCCCGAAACAGCTCAAAAGGAAAACATACGCATTGGGGTAATAGCCGTTCCCACCAGTGCCGCCCAGGAAGTGGCCGATATGATGGTAAAAAATGGCGTACAGGCAATTTTAAACTTTGCCCCGGTGGGACTAAACGTACCGGATGAAATTGAAATACGTAATGTGGACTTGTCCGTAAAACTGGAAGTACTAACCTTTAACCTTGGCTTTAGAGCAGCCCAAAGTTTGTAACTATAAGTTAAATAAAGGGATAAGCCATTTTACGAGGTTATATTTATGATCCGGACTAGCAATTAATAAACCTGCCCTTAAACGGCAGGTTATTTATTTAAGGGGGATGAAAACCATGACCAATTTGCATACTTTAAGAATTAATACCGGTAAAAAAGAACAATTTATCGATCTGACCCGCGACATTACCCATCTTATAAAAGAAAGCGGGATATCTGAAGGAGTATGTCATATTTATGTGCCTCATACCACCGCCGGTGTAACCATTAATGAAGGCCATGATCCCAGTGTTATACATGATATATTGATGCATTTAAACAAACTGGTGCCGGACGACGGTGGGTATACCCACCTGGAAGGAAATTCGGACGCCCATATAAAAGCTTTTCTTGCCGGTACCGAAAAAACCGTGCTGGTGTCCGGTGGAGAAATACTGCTGGGTAACTGGCAAAGAATATTTTTTTGTGAATTTGACGGCCCCCGTCAACGCAAGGTTCTTATTAGAATTAGCGTTCAATAAAACCCCCAATCGGGTTTTCACATACCAGTTTTAAAAGTCAAACCTGGCCAGCACTGGATCATCTGCCGGGTCCGGCCCGTGTTGTTGCTTTTGATCGATGCCGGCCCGGTCCACCTTCGGTTGGTTGTCGTCTTCTGCAAAGGCACCTGCAACCGGCCCGGAATCCGCCGCCAGGGACAATAAAATGCCGCCTGATTTTCGCTCTGCCTCTCTGATATCTTCTTCGTATTTCAACAATACATTTAATGTATGCCGAACCAGTTGCTCTTCCAAACTGTCCCGGCCCAATAGCAACAATGTCCTGGCCCAGTCTATGGTTTCAGTTATGCTGGGTGCCTTTTTAAGTTTCATCTTCCGCAACTGCTGCACAAAGGCAACAATTTGTTTGGCCAGAAACCCTGAAAGGCCCGGCACCTTTAAACTTAAAATAGCTTGTTCCCGGGCGGCATCAGGATATGCCAGGTAAAGATACAAGCACCTGCGTTTAAGGGCATCCCCCAGTTCCCGGGTGCTGTTGCTGGTAATCACAACGTATGGCTTATGCATCGCCGTCAGTATACCCAACTCCGGTATACTGACCTGAAATTCGGATAAAGCTTCAAGCAGAAAGCTTTCCAATTCTTCCTCACTTTTATCTATTTCGTCAACCAGCAAAACCACCGGTTTGGGTGCCCGGAAGGCTTTAAGCAGTGGCCTTTCCAACAAAAATTCGGAGGAAAAGATATCGACGTCGCTGCCATGCATTTGGATATATAACAATTGCTTTTGGTAGTTCCACTCGTAAAGGGTTTTACTTTCATCCAGCCCGGGATAACACTGCAGCCTTACCAGTTCCGTTTGCCTGGCTGTTGCTATTGCACCGGCCAGCCCGGTTTTACCCACCCCGGCCGGACCCTCTATAAGCAGCGGCTTTTCCAGACGCCCGGCCAGAAAAACTGCGGTGGCAATCTTTCTGTCAACTATATATTGCTGCTTAAGCAATCCATCCATGACACTTTCAATACTGTTAAAAAAATCATCGACCCTATTCATACCTACTCCTCAAATGATAAAATAATTTTGTATCAGGCGGTGATAGTAGCACGGAGGTAAATTATGCTGATAGAAATTTTCACCAAGCAGTTGGATAAAAAGAACACGGTATTAACACTGCTGTCCACCGAGCCCCAATTGCAGGCCACGGGTGATAAGATAACAGTTCCCGGACTTGTTCTACATATTAACGCCAATTACCTGCTGTTTAACGTCACTTCTCCGGCCTGGGCGGAACGCGTTGTGCCGCTTTTGTTTTCTGTAAAGCCGATCAATGCCGCCGGCCAGTTCTATGAACCGGTTTCCGATGCAAAAATTATCGTCACGGCCAAAAGTTTGGAGCCAACCCGCATACTGCCCCATTTGCACGAATTAAGTCACCTGGATATGGAGCGTGGCGAACTTTTGGGGGTCAGACTGGTGGAATGGCGCTCCCGGGATGTGGCAGTGGTTGCACATGCCGATCTAGCCGTCCAGGGCGGTATTATCACAGCCCGCATAAAATATAACCCACATTTCAGGGATAGCCAGTATAACTGCCGGGCTTGCATCGAACAAGTATCTATTAGTGAAGTGCTCATGCCGTTGTGTCACGGGTTTACAAAGCCACCAATCACACCGCAGGTAACCGGTCCGGTTATCCAGGCTCAGCAAACCGTACCCGGTTCCGGTTGGGCCGAATTTGTCAACCAGCAACCCGCCCCGGTCATTTACCGGCAGAAAACTGATTCTTATATGGTGGACCTCGGTAAGGCAGGGCATATTAATTTTGTACAAAATGCTGAACGGCGCGAAATATTCTGCAGCATTGCCATAACCGATCCACAAGTATTAAGTACCGATTTATTAAAGCAACTGCACGATTTACTGGGCTTTAAGGAATTAAAAATACAGCACAAAGCGGTTAACGTCCTGCTGCCTTCGGAACAACTGGTTGGCAAACTATCCTTTATTAAAGAACCGGACTTTCATTTGTTTTCAATAAAATGTGATTACTTCACCGCGATATATGATATTAAAAAACTAACCCTGGTAATCAGCGCAAGCGTAAAAATTAACCGGGAAGATGAGTCTCTGGACTTTATACGCCGTATTCACAGTCAAATGATTGAATTTATGCATAAAGTACTCGAATATGCCCTCTGAGGGTGAGTGTGAGACTGAAATAATAGTTTAAGTATGCCCATGAGTGACACATAAGTTTGAGGTGTTTGAAAATGCACGCCAGTATAATTAATTTGGTAAATCTTCTACGGGGGGCCGGTCTGCGCATTTCACCCGGGGAAATCCTGGATTTTTGCCGTGCTCTACAAATAATTGAACTGTACGGAGGCGATGCCTTAACGGCGGCACAATGTACCCTTGCCAAGGATAAACTATCTGTCGATTCCCTTAAAGCTGTCATCAATGATTACTTGCAAAACACATCAAAAGACAACCATCTAATAATTCCCCCGCCAATCGATGCCGAAAAAGTACTGACCAACCCGCCCCAGTTGAGTGATGAAGATTTTATTCACCGCCTGCATAATATAAAAAACAGCATCCGACATGAGATAATGTTAATCAACGAAGCCGGTATAACCGGTGGTTCCGGGGCCGGTAAAAGCGGTGCTGGCCTGAACTCTGGTTATGAGTATAATACAGCCTTTAATAATCGGAACAATGACAATAATGATTTAACCTGCGATGGTCAGGCCATTAAACCCGGTATTCACCGTTCAGGCCGGCAATATAAACCAGTATCTCCACAGGAGGCATACCAAAATAGAAACACATCTCCCGGGCCAACCAACTTGCAACAACTTGATCTGGCTAAAGCTGATGCTGAGCAATTAGCCGAAATAAATAAAATTATTACTGCTATTGGAAATCGGCTGGCCGCCCACAAAGGATACCGAAAAAAGCCCGCACCCACCGGAATCGTGGACATGCGCCGCACCATACGCCAAGCGGCGGCCCGGGGGGGGATACCCGTGGTGCTGAAAAAAATGAAGCCTGTGCCGGGCAAACCCCGTATAACAGTAATGTGCGATCTTTCCGGTTCAATGGCACCATACAGCTTGTTTTTTTTACAACTACTGGTAAGCCTGCAACACAGGTTCTCGAAATTAAAGTCCTATGCCTTTGTTGATCATATCGCCGATGTGACCAACATGGCCGGATCCATTTCCACAGCATGGAATATCGCAGCCAGAATAATTCTCAGAGAAGCCCGGATATCCCGCACCGGCTTTAGCAATTACGGACAGGTATGGGAACAATTTGCAAAAGACTTTATATATACATTAACCCCGCAAACTATACTGATTATAATGGGTGATGCCCGAAATAACTGGCAACCGGACGGTAAGGAATATTTAAGCTGTATCACCGCACGGTGCCGCAAAACAATTTGGCTTAATCCCTTACCCCGTGATCATTGGTCCATCAATGATTGCATCATGGAAAGTTACGCACCCTGTTGCTCACTGGTATTGGAATGCCGCAATGCAATGCAACTGTCCAGAGCTATGCAAGAAATATTTTTATCAATACATTGACATTACCCTCTTTTTAAAGTAAAATAATCTTTGCGTTGAGAAAGTCGGGATGTAGCGCAGTTTGGCTAGCGCGCTTGCCTTGGGAGCAAGAGGCCGGGGGTTCAAATCCCTCCATCCCGACCATTTAACAAGGCCCCATGGTCAAGAGGCCTAAGACACCGCCCTTTCACGGCGGTAACCCGGGTTCGAATCCCGGTGGGGTCACCAATAGCAAAGCGGGGCTCATCTTTTTCCAAAAGATATGTCCCGAATAAGAAAGGGGACAAGCCTCTTTGCAAAGCATGTCCCCAATGACACGGAGGGGTTCCCGAGTGGCCAAAGGGAGCAGACTGTAAATCTGCCGGCGACGCCTTCGCAGGTTCGAATCCTGCCCCCTCCACCATAATGGGGCGTAGCCAAGTGGTAAGGCAACGGGCTTTGGACTCGTCATTCGTTGGTTCGAATCCAGCCGCCCCAGCCAGAAAAGGGTACAGGACATTATCCTGTACCCTTAAGTGTATTTATTTTATATTTATTTTCTTACACCATGGAACCCCTTAGAGAGCTTAAAGAAGAGGCCACACCACTACCCCACAATAATACTGATTATTAGGTACTGGGCCTGTTTATTCCCGTGATCCTTTGCCTTTTCTTTACACCGGCCGCTCTACCCATATCCCAAACCGGTCGATAACCTGTTGTATTTTTTGCCAAAATACCTGCAACTCTTTTGGGCATTTTTCCACACCTCCAGAATATTTATTTATAACTTTATCTACTACATATATAGCATAAATTTTTTTTTTGATATTATGTATTAAAAATAGCAGGATTTCATTTTTGTAATGTAGAACTTTTCTGATAATGCATTATTTAAGTTAAGACAAGGGAAGGGGGATATAAAGATGGCCGAAAAGAAAAAGTTTAAATTCAACTATGTCCTAGACGCCACCAAATGTATGGCTTGTGCGGCATGCGAGGTGGAATGCAAGTTCAACGGCATTTACATTGACGATACCGTAAACTACGCCATTAATCTTGACAACTGCACCCGTTGCGGAAAATGCTTCAGAGCATGTCCCAGTGGAGCAATTTCCAAAGTCAACAATGCTGCTTAATTAAAATATTAAAAAGCTGCTTTCGGTTTCGATCGGAAACAGCTTTTTAATATCTATAAAATATTTAAAAGTTTTGTTGACACTTTACTTAAACTATGTTAATATAATTCTTGCGCGGGCGACAAAGACTATAACAGCCCTGCAAAGGTAAGATAAAAATAAACAAAATATTTATATGCGGCAGTGGCGGAATTGGCAGACGCGTAAGATTCAGGTTCTTATAGGCGCTACGCCTGTGGAGGTTCAAGTCCTCTCTGCCGCACCAAAAATAACTCCGGTTAGATACCGGAGTTATTTTTTATTTTTTTAAAAAAAAGTCCGGCATTAAAGCCGGACGGGGAGAGATAGAACTCACCAAAGCGGAGTATTTAAATTATAACCGCCAACCCGGTTTATTATTCATATCTCGCAAACAATAACCAAAGAACCGTTATGTACAGGTCACATAATCTTGCAAAGGCAGTAACCGGCAGAACTTTTTCTAACCGGTCAAAATAAAATTTTTGTCGCATGTTTTCTTAGCAAATAGACATTAACAAATTAAAGGATTTATAACTCGAAAAACAACGATAGGTCAAAGGCATAAATAATGGACATCCCCTACTATAAGTATATTGTGTAAATAGTTAAGGGGGTTTTTTTATGCTTAAAAATATTTTATGGGCCTTACTGGTATGCATTTTTACTTTCATTTCCGGTAGTGTGTTTCACCAAGCAGCAGCCGCAGACGTAACCACCAACAAAGAAACCAACAACCCCAAAAAATACACATTTTTATTTTATGTGCAGGGTTTAAATTACACAGATATTGATGGTCCCGGACTGCCCAATATCAAAAAGCTGAAAAGTGAAGGTGTAAGCTACAGCCACGTGGCCCAAAGCACACCAACCACCAATACAGATGTTCTGGTACCTCTGGACAACCGGTTCTTGTTAACCAAAATATTAGCAAATAACGATATTAATTGCCTGGCAGTGGATGGCACCGGTGCAATTACTGTTTCACAGGCCAGGGGAAGCAATCTGGAATTAATATCGGAAAAAAATGATCAACTGGCCGTGGACAAGTTGCTGGATAAATTAAACGACAATTCCTATCAATTCACAGCCATATTCCTGAACGATACCAGCATTCCGGATAAATTAAACAATTCCTCCCGCTTTCAACCATGGTCTTTGGCTGATAATCAAGTGGGAAGAGTGCTGAACCATCTCATAAAAAATGATAGACTATCAAGCTCAACAATAATAATTACCGGCAATGGCGAGACGCCCCCGTTAATTATTTACAATAGCAACATTGGTAAGCCGGAAAGTTATTTCTATTGTTGTCAGCTGGATATTGCACCCACTATATGTAAAATACACGGTATCACCCCACCTGCCGAAATGCCCGGGCATATTCTATACGAAAGCCTGCCAGTAACAAACAGTCAGATATTAACGGGCGATCTGAAAAAAAGAATCGGCGATTTACAAAAGGAGTGCCAGTATTATAATGAACAGATAAGTGTGATCCAAAAAGAATACCAGTCAATTGAATCACAAAAAGCTGAGATCAAGAAGGAAAGGGAAAACATACACAGAATTATTTCAGAAAAGGACAGTACCACACACCGGCTGTTAATACAGATCAAGATATTAAAGTTTGCGGGGGCCGTTATAGTTATCCTTTTATTAACCGGCTATGTATTTCTGTACAGGTGGTTACGCAAAAAGTACCTTATATTTCCTTAAACTTAACAGTAAGCTAATAACCATACGTTCATTTTTTATCCCTATAGGAGAAGGATTTTTCAGAATACTTGTCGAAATGTAACTCAAGTTATTTTGAAAAAATAAAACTATTTAAAGTACCAATAACAGCAAAGTGGATTTATTTATTCGTACATGGCAGGAGATTACTTACCGTTGTTGAAATTGATTAAGTTGGTATCTAAAATCTTTGATAATGGACATGCATAAATATTTTTTATCAAAACAAAGCAGGGGTGGTAGTAATGAAACTGTCCATATCAGGTAAGGGTGGTGTCGGCAAAACAACCATTGCTGCGGCACTGGCTAAAATATTTGCCCAAAACGGAGGCACTGTGTACGCCATCGATGCCGACCCGGATGCCTGCCTTGCTGCGGGTATCGGCATACCTGAGGAGGAAGCAGCCAAAATCAAACCAGTAGTGGAAATGCGGGACGCTATCCGCAAAAAAACAGGCGACGGTGCATTTTACAACCTTAACCCCAAGTTGGATGATTTCTTGGATGAGTACAGCTATAAGTTCGGTAACATCAGATTTTTGCGTATGGGCGACCCGAAAAAAGGCGGGTCTGAATGTTACTGCCGGGAGAACACCTTTTTACATGCACTGGTAACATCACTTCTGCTTGATCAAAAAGATACCGTAATTATGGATATGGGTGCGGGCATAGAACACCTAAGCAGGGGTACAGCCCGTGGAGTTGACATGATGTTGGTTGTGGTGGAACCAAGCCGCAACAGCGTAAATACTGCAAGAAACGTACAAAGAATGGCTAGAGACCTGGGCATTGAAAAGGTGGGTATTATAGCCAATAAGATCCGTACAGATAAAGAAAAAGAGTTTATCAAGTCGAGTTTCCCGGATAACAACATCCTGGGTTTTATAAAATTTTCCGAATCTATTTTGGCAAACTCCATGGAACCTTCTCAAGCCATCGAAATAGGGGGAGAATTATTGGCGGAGATGCAGCAGGTTTGCCTTAAAATTTCTGGAGAGGCAGGTGGTAAATAAACATTAAAATTATTCATAATTGCCAATCAGTGGGGTCAGCCGAAAGTTCTGGGGGGAGTTTCTTCGGCTGGAACCATATAAGTTAATTGATTAGCTTTTATTAAGGAGGTTAAAGTAATGCCAAGGTTTAGAGATCCAAGCCATACAAGCAGGCCTTCGGGTGCACCCAGAGTGGTTGACCCGAAGAGCATCAAGCGCTCCATCGACCCGGGCGTATTGGAAATGATCGATATAGCTAAAGAAAATGGCATGATAACTGCCTTTGATCGTTTCGTAGCCCAGCAACCTCAGTGCCAATTCGGGTATAAAGGGATTTGCTGCCGTTTTTGCATGATGGGCCCCTGCCGGATTAAAGCCGATGAAGGTCCGGCCAGCCGTGGTATTTGTGGTGCCAGCGCCTGGACCATCGCTGCCAGAAGCACCGGCCTGATGCTCCTTACCGGTGCAGCTTCCCACAGTGAGCACGCCAGCCATATGGCCAAAACCCTACTGGAAATTGCTGAAGGGCATGCACCTGATTACAGCGTCAAAGATCCTGCCAAGTTAAACGCAGTGGCCAAGCGTATAGGTATTGAAACAGAGGGCAAGGAAATCAATCAAATTGCCAAAGAAGTGGCGGAAGCAGCTCTGCAGGATTATAGCCGGCTTGATGGTTTTGGCGAGTCAACCTGGGTAAAAACCACTGTAACAAATGGTCGTTTGGAAAAATTCCGTACCCATAACATTATGCCCAGTGGAGTATATAATACTATCTCCAACCTGGTAACCCAAGCCCACGTTGGTATGGACAATGACCCGGTTAACTTAATCTTCAGTGCCCTGAGAGTTGCCCTGTCTGACTATGTAGGTATGCACGTAGGTACAGATTTGGCCGACGTTATTTTTGGCACACCGAAACCGGTGGTCAGCGAAGCCAACCTGGGCGTTATTGAACCCGATAAAGTCAATATTGTACTACATGGCCATAACCCCATTTTAAGTGAAATTATTGTTCAGGCCGCCCGCGAAATGGAAGACGAAGCAAAAGCAGCCGGCGCTAAAGGTATCAAGTGCATGGGCATTTGCTGCACCGGTAATGAAGTGCTGATGCGCCAAGGCGTGCCTATTGTGACATCTTTCTCTTCCCAAGAGTATGCCATTGCCACCGGAGCCATTGACGGCATGGTAGTGGACGTGCAGTGCATTATGCCTTCGCTGCGTACTGCCGCCGAGTGCTTCCACACTGTACTGATTACCACTTCTCCGCTGGTTAAAATTCCTGGCGCAGCACACCTCGACTTTAATGCGCCCACTGCTCTTGAGGATGCTAAAACAGCCATCAGGATGGCCATCGAAGCCTTTAAACTAAGAGATCCTGCAAGAGTGCATATTCCGGATGTTAAGAATAAAGTTGTTGCAGGTTTTAGCTTGGAAGCTCTTTATGATATTTTTGCTTCCGTCAACCCCGACAACCCGATCAAGGTGCTTACAGATGCAATTCAAAGCGGCGAGTTGAAGGGTGTTTGCTTAATGGCCGGTTGCAACAACGTCAAGCGCCTGCAGGATGACACTCATATAACCATTGCCAAAGAAATGATTAAGAATGACGTATTTGTCATAGGTACCGGTTGTGCTATGCAAGCCTGT contains:
- the nirJ2 gene encoding putative heme d1 biosynthesis radical SAM protein NirJ2, giving the protein MLVSWNTTNACNLYCKHCYRDSGARADEELNTAEGKKLIDEIARAGFKIMIFSGGEPLMREDIYELIQYAAGAGLRPVLGSNGTMITPKAAARLKEAGAMAVGISLDSTDPGRHDDFRACAGAWQGAVDGMQACRDAGLPFQLHTTVMEWNSGEIEDLTDLSVKLGARGHHIFFMVPTGRAVNIETETLRAEQYEHLLRRIMVKQGQVDIELKPTCAPQFMRIARQMGVSMRFSRGCLAGTAYCIVSPRGDVQPCAYLNIPLGNVRQAPFDEIWHNNEVLQKLRTMEYSGGCGACQFKKICGGCRARAYYYHGDYMAEEPWCLYHGRKGY
- a CDS encoding AsnC family transcriptional regulator → MSVDQTDKKLLQIIQSDFPVVQRPYEMIGRQLGISGQEVMDRISRLQQAGIIRRLGGLFDSRKIGYTGTLCALRVPEEEIDRVAQIINSYPGITHNYLRNHHYNMWFTLLAESEQHINSILNEIKEKTGLADILNLPAINIFKVRVNFNLSEVKHAD
- a CDS encoding Lrp/AsnC family transcriptional regulator; the protein is MLTELEKKIVRELQQGLPLVERPYQAIAQRIGLSEKELMIKINEMISNGMIRRFGAALRHQDLGFTANAMVVWDVPEERAATVGRLLAGLPEVTHCYQRPRQPGWPYTIFTVIHGQTRVQCEQLAKKMAEKTGVTNYKLLFSTAELKKSSMKYFID
- the hemL gene encoding glutamate-1-semialdehyde 2,1-aminomutase gives rise to the protein MHNGFNKSAQFYAEATKYIPGGVNSPVRAFKSVGGTPVFIARGEGAMLTDVDGNTYIDYVGSWGPLILGHRHPEVVKALQGCLEMGTSFGAPTELETELSKMIIEALPAMDMVRLVNSGTEATMSAIRLARGYTKRNKIVKFAGCYHGHADFLLIKAGSGALTLGVPTSPGVPAGTAEHTINAPFNDLETLQEIFRQVGEDIAAVIVEPVPGNMGVVPPVPGFLAGLRRLTEQYGALLIMDEVMTGFRVAYGGAQVLYNVEPDITCLGKIIGGGLPVGAYGGKKDIMSQVAPAGPVYQAGTLSGNPLAVTAGITTLQLLRRPGVYDELEQKSARLESGLKQAAEEAGLNLTFNRVGSMLCTFFTSEPVTDFISALKSDTERFAKYFAGMLDKGVYLAPSQFEAAFMSLAHTSEQIDQTIEAAREVFKGLTQ
- a CDS encoding redox-sensing transcriptional repressor Rex, translating into MKTLRVPEATVTRLSIYSRFLERLDRNGITTVSSGEIAEGVGVSPAQVRKDLAYFGEFGTRGVGYNVKDLLKYTLKILGLDQEWALAIVGAGNLGFALCTYRGFNVRGFNIVGVFDKDTERIGKRIGNLVVQPLTQFPETAQKENIRIGVIAVPTSAAQEVADMMVKNGVQAILNFAPVGLNVPDEIEIRNVDLSVKLEVLTFNLGFRAAQSL
- a CDS encoding secondary thiamine-phosphate synthase enzyme YjbQ, coding for MTNLHTLRINTGKKEQFIDLTRDITHLIKESGISEGVCHIYVPHTTAGVTINEGHDPSVIHDILMHLNKLVPDDGGYTHLEGNSDAHIKAFLAGTEKTVLVSGGEILLGNWQRIFFCEFDGPRQRKVLIRISVQ
- a CDS encoding AAA family ATPase, translated to MNRVDDFFNSIESVMDGLLKQQYIVDRKIATAVFLAGRLEKPLLIEGPAGVGKTGLAGAIATARQTELVRLQCYPGLDESKTLYEWNYQKQLLYIQMHGSDVDIFSSEFLLERPLLKAFRAPKPVVLLVDEIDKSEEELESFLLEALSEFQVSIPELGILTAMHKPYVVITSNSTRELGDALKRRCLYLYLAYPDAAREQAILSLKVPGLSGFLAKQIVAFVQQLRKMKLKKAPSITETIDWARTLLLLGRDSLEEQLVRHTLNVLLKYEEDIREAERKSGGILLSLAADSGPVAGAFAEDDNQPKVDRAGIDQKQQHGPDPADDPVLARFDF